The sequence GAAAAAAGTGGCTCTTTTTCCATTCAAATGAATTGAACAAAAAGATCAGTTTTTTTTCACGACTCCCTGCAGCCTGCCTGCTCAGGGTTCCAGTCCCCTCGCGGGAAAGGCGTCGAGGCTCTCGGCAACCACCTTGTTGATGTACGCCGTCCGCTCCTGGGGCGTATCGAAGTGTTTCAGCCGGTCGGTCGCGACCGCGCGCCAGAAGATCCTGTTCCCGACAGGGTTGAGCATATCGATGATGATCTTGGCCTCGTCGTAATCGTATTCACGCTGCACCGGCACGGTCATTGCGGCGCCGTACCCGTACCCGTAGTAGGGGAAGAATCCGACCATCTGAAAATCGGTCGTCACCTGTTTTCTGGTGGTGACGTCGGTATGGAAGACGATGACGAAATCGGCATGCTCTTTGTCGGCGGAGAGATACCCTTTCTTGGTCATATCGGCGGTAATCGCACTGGCGATCCGGCTCTGCGTCAGGGTTTCGATACCGTCTTTGAGCGGATAGACGACGGCGAAACGTTCAAGGGGTTTGAAATCAAATTCCGGATCGTAGTCGCGCTGCACCTGCATGCCGGAACACCCGGCAAGCAGTATCAGAAGCCCTACGGAAAACAGCCGCGTAAGCATGGTGACTCCTTTCGTGCTTTTTAGCATTGTAGCAGGGCAATGCAAACGGGTTACGGTACACTACACCCAATGAAACCTTTACTTTATGCTTTGACCATCCTCTTGCTTATGTTGGCCGGCTGTGCACCGAAACCCTTCCCCCCTGTCGCCGTCGCCGTATCCGAGCGCGCCATCGACTACACCAAAGAGGTCCGTCCCATTCTCGACCGCCGCTGTGTGGTCTGCCATTCGTGCTACAACGCTCCCTGCCAGCTGAAACTGAGTGCCTACGAGGGGCTGGAACGCGGCGCGTCGAAAACGGCGGTCTATGACTCCGAACGGCTCACTGCCGTCCACCCGACCCGCCTCTTTGTCGATGCGGATTCCGCCGAGCAGTGGCATGAAGACTACGGATTCTTTTCCGTCACGGCCAGCAGCGCATCGGGCCGTTTCAATGATTCGACGCTGATCAGTCTGCTCGAGGCCAAGCGCCGGCTGCCCCATATGGCCGGCGAATACCGGCCGGAGAATGACGAACTAACCTGCCCAAAGGACCATGACGAACTCGAAGAGTACCTGGATGAGTACCCGGACCGCGGGATGCCTTACGGGTTCCCGCCGTTGACAACCGCCGAGTATACGACGCTGTCGCAGTGGATACAGCAGGGTGCCCGGGGACCGGGCAGCGAAGAGCAGGCGGCGACGGAGCGTCCGGTTCGGCCGGACACGGCACTCCTGGAGGCGTGGGAGCGTTTTTTGAACCTGCCCGATGCCAAGCATGCCCTCACGGCACGTTATCTTTACGAGCATCTCTACCTGGCCCACATCCGGTTCGGCACGCCTGAGGGCACCTTTTATGAACTGGTCCGTTCCAAAACGGCCGCGCCTGCTCCGGTCGAGATCATCCCGACACTCAGATCCTACGACGATCCGGGCAAAGCGCCGTTTTATTACCGTTTCCGCCGGATTACCTCGACGCTGGTGCACAAGACGCATATGGTTTTTACCCTTGACGAACATCAGTTGACGAAGGTCATAAGGAGCTTCATCGACACGCCGTGGCTCGAGACCCCGCATGTGATGGGGTACGGTGCAAAGGCATCGGCCAACCCCTTTGTGACCTATGCCCAGATCCCCGCTTCGGTACGCTACGGCTTCTTGCTGGACAACAGCGAATATATCGTACGGACGTTTATCCGCGGTCCGGTCTGCAAGGGGCAGGTGGCGCTGAACGTCATCAACGATCACTTCTGGGTCATGTTCCTCGACCCCAAATATGATCTGAGCCTTCAGTACCCGAACCTGCTGCGTTTCAACGAGAAGGAGCTCTCCGTGCCGGACGAACGGGGCAGCGATTTCCCGGCTTACCGCTTCTTCAGCGACCGGTACATCGAGCGGGCCGTCGATTACTACAAAGCGCGAGCGGATTTTTATTCGCTCATCTATACGGACGGGCTGGGGTATGACGCTATCTGGAAGGGTACCGAGGCCGATGATGCACCGTTGCTGACGGTCTACCGCCACTTCGACAGTGCCTCGGTACACAAGGGTGTGCTCGGGGATCTGCCCAAAACCCTCTGGGTCATCGACTACCCGCTTTTCGAACGCATCTATTATGCACTGGTGGCCGGATTTGACGTCTTCGGCAACGTCGGGCACCAGACCAACGTGCGGCGCTATATGGACCGGCTCCGGGTGGAAGGGGAGAGCAACTACATCGACTTTATGCCGGTAGATGTCCGCGGGAAGCTCTTCGATGCCTGGAACAAAAACCTCAATATCCTGGTGGAGGAAAAGCTGTTCTACCGCCCGGCGCGCATGCCTTCAGCCATTGTCTACCAGACTGATGATCCCAAACGGGAGTTCATCGAACACCTTGTCGATCACGAACTGCCCGCAACGACCGGGATCGGGTTCGACGCGCTG is a genomic window of Sulfurimonas sp. HSL1-2 containing:
- a CDS encoding DUF4136 domain-containing protein — protein: MLTRLFSVGLLILLAGCSGMQVQRDYDPEFDFKPLERFAVVYPLKDGIETLTQSRIASAITADMTKKGYLSADKEHADFVIVFHTDVTTRKQVTTDFQMVGFFPYYGYGYGAAMTVPVQREYDYDEAKIIIDMLNPVGNRIFWRAVATDRLKHFDTPQERTAYINKVVAESLDAFPARGLEP
- a CDS encoding fatty acid cis/trans isomerase encodes the protein MKPLLYALTILLLMLAGCAPKPFPPVAVAVSERAIDYTKEVRPILDRRCVVCHSCYNAPCQLKLSAYEGLERGASKTAVYDSERLTAVHPTRLFVDADSAEQWHEDYGFFSVTASSASGRFNDSTLISLLEAKRRLPHMAGEYRPENDELTCPKDHDELEEYLDEYPDRGMPYGFPPLTTAEYTTLSQWIQQGARGPGSEEQAATERPVRPDTALLEAWERFLNLPDAKHALTARYLYEHLYLAHIRFGTPEGTFYELVRSKTAAPAPVEIIPTLRSYDDPGKAPFYYRFRRITSTLVHKTHMVFTLDEHQLTKVIRSFIDTPWLETPHVMGYGAKASANPFVTYAQIPASVRYGFLLDNSEYIVRTFIRGPVCKGQVALNVINDHFWVMFLDPKYDLSLQYPNLLRFNEKELSVPDERGSDFPAYRFFSDRYIERAVDYYKARADFYSLIYTDGLGYDAIWKGTEADDAPLLTVYRHFDSASVHKGVLGDLPKTLWVIDYPLFERIYYALVAGFDVFGNVGHQTNVRRYMDRLRVEGESNYIDFMPVDVRGKLFDAWNKNLNILVEEKLFYRPARMPSAIVYQTDDPKREFIEHLVDHELPATTGIGFDALNYFRAGEAHPGLPEHYRTREDYIQAFRAVEKPGTAFIRTVNGQQSNLAYVRVRMPEGEEDIVFSVIINRWHDNVAFLFDEQSQLDPSKDQANFIFDFVGSYPNMLLELDVDEAPAFFDMLQHYEDTPEYRRRFFHFGITRDNPRFWEAYDWFQKRFEAMHPIDAGLFDLNRYYYLSLPHGAAAAGE